The genomic segment ATCCCATCGGCGTTATCAATGCCATTGACCCAAGCAACACAACACTTAAATAATATAAGCCACTGACTTGACTATGAGTGTAACCAGACCTGTTCAAAAGATGGAGGAGAAAGTCCCGATTTGGCTCAAACATAGAACGACCTAATGAAAGGCGCCGAATCACAGTGAAGACCGGATCAAACCATATAAATCCCAACGGGTAGATGAGAAGAAATAATCGGGCATTTATAAATAGCCATGTCGGCTGCTCCGGATGGCTTTTCTGGCCCATCAAGGCGATAATGCCAACCATAAGCCCAATAAAGACACTTCCAACATCACCTAAAAATATCCGGCCTTTCGGAAAGTTATAGAGATAAAACCCCAGAATAGCCCCAAACAGGACAACACAAATAAGGTATGTCCAATAATCACTGCTAAAGGAACTTGGCATCAGAATTGTCGTAGCTAACATAAATGGCAATGCCAGTAAGACGGAACCCGATAACAAGCCATTGAGTCCATCCACAAAATTTGCAGCATTCGTCACAAAGATAATGAAAAGAAGAGTCAGAAAGAATTCAACAAAGGGAAGAATGAGAAGCCCTTCCAAAGCAGGGCAATGAATTTTGAGCCCGGCTGCCACTAAAGCCATCGCAATGCAGGCCTGGACCAAAAGCCTCAAGCGGTAAGGTACATGACCGATGTCATCTAGAAAACTCACCCCTGCCCCTATGAGACTCGCCCCGGCCACAAGCCCCAAAACATCCCATGAGAAACCATGAGACGGAGGGTAAAGATAAAAGAGCAGACTTGCGCCTCCAAAAAAGCTCACCACTACAGCGACACCTCCTGCTCGAGGCGTAGGCATATCGTGCGCTGAGCGACTCTTAGGCACGTCAGAAATGTTGATAAGAATCATCGCTCTTGTGATCAAATGAGACAGCACAAAGGTAAAGAGAAAAGAAATCAGATAGGGATGTGTTAAATAGAATGACATTCTAGCGCTCTCTATAATGTGGCTGGGGGACCTGGATTCGAACCAGAGTTGCCCGGTCCAGAGCCGGGAGTTCTACCGCTAAACTATCCCCCAATGCTTCCATGACCTATCATATCCACTGCTTTTTGAGAAGGCGGAAAATATAGGTCATAACGATAATGCCTGGGAAGGATCTTCCCTTTTTTTACGAAAAGGATGCTTCCCAATCCTTCAATTGATAAGAAATTTTGGCATTTGACATTCATAAAGCGATTTTTAATTCCCTTTGTGATATGCTTATGGTGAGAGACATAAAATTTAGGTGTCAAGAGCAACGAATGAGAGTGATGTGTTGAGTAGCGTATCAAGAAGAAAGACTGGCAGATATCCATTAGCCCGCCACATGCCCACGGTCCAGCCTGGGCCGGTGATTGCGGCTATTGATCTTGGTACCACGTCTTGTCGCTTGCTGGTCGCTCGACCTGAAGGAACGAGCTTTCGGGTTGTCGACTCATTTTCGCGTGTCGTTCGCCTTGGAGAAGGGATTCAGGCGAACAATCTCTTGCAACCTGCCGCCATCACGCGGACGCTCGAAGCCTTAAGGATATGCCGAGACAAAATATCCAAAAATCATGTGACCAAGATCCGTGCCGTGACAACTGAAGCATGCCGACGGGCGGAAAATAGCGCTGATTTATTGCAGAAAGCGCGCACAGAGCTTGGGATCAATATAGAGGTTATTACCCCTCTTGAAGAAGCTCGATTAGCCTTGTCTGGCTGTGCCGCCATTCTTGACCCCACCATCCCTTACGCAGTTGCCTTTGATATTGGGGGCGGTAGTACGGAAATTATCTGGTTAAGATTATTACCCTCACCAAAAAACAGGCGCTCCACAATTCCTATTGTCGAAGTCATAGACTGTGCTTCCCTACCCTTTGGCGTTGTGACTTTGAGTGAAATTTATGGAACACGCTTCACTGACTTTGGGATATACGATGATTTACGCCAAAAGGTCGCCGGGGAGGTAGCCCGTTTTTCTGAAAAGAATAATATTATCAGCCACATCCAAAATGCCGAAGTTCAAATGGCGGGAACCTCAGGTACAGTCACTACCATCGGCGCTCTTCATTTAAAATTACCAAAGTATGATCGACGATTTATTGATGGGCTCTTTCTTGATTTAAAAGACATTCATACGGTGAGTGCGGGCCTTTTGGCCATGACCCATCTCGAGCGTGCCCAAAGTTCTTGCATTGGCCCCGGACGTGCAGACCTCGTCTTGATGGGAACGGCAATTTTAGAGGGAATCTGTGATGTCTGGACTTTGCCGCGCTTACGTGTAGCGGATCGCGGTGTACGCGAAGGTATATTAATGGACTTGTTAGAGGAGCTATAGACCGTGACGCGACCACCGCGCCCTTCCAATAAACAAAAGAAAAAGACCACAGACAAAAAGAAAAAGGGATCTCCTAAGGTTGGTAAAGTCATGCTCAAGGACCGCGTTAAGCGAACTGAATCTTCCCGCATGTGGCTTCTGCGACAATTGAATGATCCTTACGTTGAAAAAGCGCGTGATTTGGGATATCGATCCCGAGCCGCCTTCAAACTGATCGAAATCGATGCAAAATTCCGTTTCTTAAAACCGGGTATTACTGTCGTTGACTTAGGAGCCGCCCCAGGAGGGTGGACACAAGTAGCCGTAGAAAAGCTTAAAATCGGCACACAAAAAGGGGCAACAACAGGCAGCCAGATTATTGCCGTGGATCTGACCGAGATGTCTCCTTTGAACGGCGTTACCATCCTAACAGCTGATTTTACAGAAGATACAACAGTGGAGAGCATTCTGGAAAGTCTTGCAGCAAAGGCCAATGGTGGCGTTGACGTTCTCTTGAGTGATATGGCCGCTCCTGCCAGTGGAATGACAGACGTTGACCATATTCGCATCATGAATTTAGTTGAATCTGCTTACGAATTTGCCTGCCTTGTCTTAAAACCCGGCGGCACATTTGTTGCCAAGGTTCTCCAAGGAGGCACCGAAGCCACCCTTCTCGCCCGTTTAAAAAAATCCTTCGCCAAAGTCAGCCACTTCAAACCCCCTGCAAGCCGAAAAGATTCTGCTGAAGTTTATGTGGTGGCTCAAGGGTTCCGGAAGGTTCCTTAAGAAAAACAATGGTAAACCTCAGCGTTTTCCTATAATATCCCCCCATGGAAACGATCATTCAAAATAAATTGTCTGAAGCTTTAAAGCCTCTTTTTTTAGAGGTTGTAGATGAATCTCATAAACATGCAGGTCATGCAGCGGCTCGACCTGGGGGAAAGAGTCATTTTAAGGTCACGATCGTCTCAGAGGCTTTTACCCCCCTCAGCCTCATTGCCCGCCATCGCCTCGTTCATACAATTTTAGAAGACGAGCTTAAAGGGCAGATTCATGCCCTTTCATTAGTCCTCCGATCCCCAGAAGACGTACCATGAACCCTGAAGAAATCATCAAACGCATTTTATATCGAGACGCCCTTATTCTGGTTTTGGATAAACCGTCCGGTATTGCTGTACATACTGCCAATGGGGGTCTACATAATCTGGAAAGGTACTTCCCTGCCCTTCAATTTGGGTTGCCAAATCCTCCGACGCTCGGTCATCGCTTGGATCGCGGCACAAGTGGGTGCTTGATTTTGGCTCGCCATAAGGAAGCGGCAAGACGTTTGGGTGTATTATTTGCCGAAAACCGCATTAAAAAGTCATACTGGGCTGTTGTTTCTGGTAGATTTTCTGAAGACGAGGGGCGTATTGATTTGCCATTGAGCAAACAATCAAGCAGTCGTAAGCATTGGTGGATGAAGGTTGACCAGGAGAATGGCGTCTCCGCCATAACAGATTACCGGGTATTGGGGCGAGGAGATGGACTCACTTGGCTGGAACTAACCCCTCAAACGGGGCGGACCCACCAGCTTCGGGTCCATTGTGCGGCCCTTGGGCACCCCATCCTTGGAGATTATATTTATGGACCTGATCAAGAGGGAATCCCAAAGGATGGACTACACCTCCATGCACGCTCTCTGGAAATTCCTCTCTATCCAAAAAAGGCTCCTATTCCCGTGGCGGCCATGCCTCCTCTTCAAATGCAAGAGGCCCTCGCTGCTTGCGGGTATGCAAGCGAAGCATAAGGTTTTACCCTTTATTTTGAGTCTTTCTCCACTCTTTCACATTTTGGATATGGGTACTGTAGGTCGGCGAAAATGCATGACCACCCGTGCCATCCGCAACAAAGTAATAATCATTCGTAGGCGCTGGATTCATAACTGCTTGTAGAGATTTGAGGCCCGGGCATGCGATTGCTTTTGGCGGCAAACCTGGTATGACATAGGTGTTATAAGCAGACACATGCTTCATATCGTTTAGCGTCGGAAGACGCCCCAATGGCTTTTCTCCAAGGGTGAGGCCATAGATCGCCGTCGGATCCGACTGCAGCTTCATTCCTTTCTTGAGGCGATTAAGAAATACGGCGGCAACAAGGGGCCGTTCTTTTGCTATGCCCGTTTCTTTTTCAACCATGGAAGCCAAGACCAAAAGCTCCTCAGGTGTCTTAAGGGGAGAATCTTCTTTTCGGGCCTTCCAGACTCTTTCTAAAGTTTGTTTCATTGCCCGACGCATTTGAGACATGATTTTCTCCCGAGAATCACCCCGCACGTAGCTATAGGTTTCCGGTAACAGGGCCCCCTCCTCAGGGATCCGAATGATCTTCCCGCTCATATTCGGAATTCCTTTGATCACATCCATAATTTGATGTACGGTCATCCCCTCAGGTATGGTGACCTGGTGCACAACAACTTTACCGCTTGCCAGGATATGTACGATATCAATCGGACGCGCTTGGGCCGGAATGATATACTCCCCTGCTTTTAAGGCGCCACGATTTCCAGAGATAAGGACAGCAGACATAAAAACCCAAGGATGTACCAAAACCCCATCCTTTTTGAGGATTTGAGCCGTTGTGGATAAGGTATTCCCTTTTTCAACAATGACCGTAACATCTTGGGCATGGGGGCCAAACGAAAGGACGCCTCCGGGTCCCCAGATAAGGAATACCCACCCCAGGGCTCCAATGCCCAAAAAGAACAAAAAACTGAGTATTATTCGACGCATAAAAATAGATTAAGACGTTTTGAGGTTAAATTCTAGAGGAAATAGTGTGTTGACCAATTACGTGTCTTGGTCAACACTTGATGTTCTGTGGTCGTCGACTCCTCTTATTCGTCTTTCCCTCTTGGTAACACTTCAGGGTTGGAGCCATCTTTATTGATTGTACTATTACCATCTATATTATTCGCACTCTGCCCATCAACATGAATTGAACCTGTCCCATCTATCGTGGTTGTTCCTATAGGGTCACTGTACAATGGCTCATCTCTTGTTCCCCCTGGGTCCCAAGGTGAAGCAATTGCCGCATTAATAGAAATCAATAGACCACCAAACAAAACAGCGGATGTATTTAATTTACTCATCTTTTCCTCCATTATTAATAGATGCATATTTTATAATACATACTTTGTATTAACATCCATTTAATCATGTATTTGTTTTTATTAAATTGATTCATAAATATTATTCTCATATGTGGCTCATATATTTGTGATTTACTATTGAGGTGTGGTTATAAAGAACATTTCTAGACATCTCAGGACCAATTCCTCTATACTACCTGGAGAATAAGGATATAATCGTGTCAAATTTGCGAGTTTTACAAATTTTA from the Alphaproteobacteria bacterium genome contains:
- a CDS encoding Ppx/GppA family phosphatase: MPTVQPGPVIAAIDLGTTSCRLLVARPEGTSFRVVDSFSRVVRLGEGIQANNLLQPAAITRTLEALRICRDKISKNHVTKIRAVTTEACRRAENSADLLQKARTELGINIEVITPLEEARLALSGCAAILDPTIPYAVAFDIGGGSTEIIWLRLLPSPKNRRSTIPIVEVIDCASLPFGVVTLSEIYGTRFTDFGIYDDLRQKVAGEVARFSEKNNIISHIQNAEVQMAGTSGTVTTIGALHLKLPKYDRRFIDGLFLDLKDIHTVSAGLLAMTHLERAQSSCIGPGRADLVLMGTAILEGICDVWTLPRLRVADRGVREGILMDLLEEL
- a CDS encoding undecaprenyl/decaprenyl-phosphate alpha-N-acetylglucosaminyl 1-phosphate transferase yields the protein MSFYLTHPYLISFLFTFVLSHLITRAMILINISDVPKSRSAHDMPTPRAGGVAVVVSFFGGASLLFYLYPPSHGFSWDVLGLVAGASLIGAGVSFLDDIGHVPYRLRLLVQACIAMALVAAGLKIHCPALEGLLILPFVEFFLTLLFIIFVTNAANFVDGLNGLLSGSVLLALPFMLATTILMPSSFSSDYWTYLICVVLFGAILGFYLYNFPKGRIFLGDVGSVFIGLMVGIIALMGQKSHPEQPTWLFINARLFLLIYPLGFIWFDPVFTVIRRLSLGRSMFEPNRDFLLHLLNRSGYTHSQVSGLYYLSVVLLGSMALITPMGYMPFLGLVFGYVLLQSLFVIWVFSQARRSGVTV
- a CDS encoding BolA family transcriptional regulator, which codes for METIIQNKLSEALKPLFLEVVDESHKHAGHAAARPGGKSHFKVTIVSEAFTPLSLIARHRLVHTILEDELKGQIHALSLVLRSPEDVP
- a CDS encoding RlmE family RNA methyltransferase encodes the protein MLKDRVKRTESSRMWLLRQLNDPYVEKARDLGYRSRAAFKLIEIDAKFRFLKPGITVVDLGAAPGGWTQVAVEKLKIGTQKGATTGSQIIAVDLTEMSPLNGVTILTADFTEDTTVESILESLAAKANGGVDVLLSDMAAPASGMTDVDHIRIMNLVESAYEFACLVLKPGGTFVAKVLQGGTEATLLARLKKSFAKVSHFKPPASRKDSAEVYVVAQGFRKVP
- a CDS encoding RNA pseudouridine synthase is translated as MNPEEIIKRILYRDALILVLDKPSGIAVHTANGGLHNLERYFPALQFGLPNPPTLGHRLDRGTSGCLILARHKEAARRLGVLFAENRIKKSYWAVVSGRFSEDEGRIDLPLSKQSSSRKHWWMKVDQENGVSAITDYRVLGRGDGLTWLELTPQTGRTHQLRVHCAALGHPILGDYIYGPDQEGIPKDGLHLHARSLEIPLYPKKAPIPVAAMPPLQMQEALAACGYASEA
- the mltG gene encoding endolytic transglycosylase MltG translates to MRRIILSFLFFLGIGALGWVFLIWGPGGVLSFGPHAQDVTVIVEKGNTLSTTAQILKKDGVLVHPWVFMSAVLISGNRGALKAGEYIIPAQARPIDIVHILASGKVVVHQVTIPEGMTVHQIMDVIKGIPNMSGKIIRIPEEGALLPETYSYVRGDSREKIMSQMRRAMKQTLERVWKARKEDSPLKTPEELLVLASMVEKETGIAKERPLVAAVFLNRLKKGMKLQSDPTAIYGLTLGEKPLGRLPTLNDMKHVSAYNTYVIPGLPPKAIACPGLKSLQAVMNPAPTNDYYFVADGTGGHAFSPTYSTHIQNVKEWRKTQNKG